The Acomys russatus chromosome X, mAcoRus1.1, whole genome shotgun sequence genome segment GtaatttgttttctgtcctcCAGCAGTAATTATGTGTTTGGCCTCTGGATTAAGCAGAAAACATGGAGTCAAAGCTCAAGACACTGTGTCTCTGAAGATTAAGCAACCAGTAGCAAGACTTTTGGCTTTGCTCATAATTGGAGCTTGCTTTTCTCAGGGTAGCCCAGGCACCTCTGTTGTCATGACAACTTACCTAGTGCCTATTGTCTGGGCAATTGAGGGAAAACTGCTTCTGTTGTCATGACAACAACTTCCTCTTCTATCTCCCCTTGGTGATCAGTCTGCTCTGGAAGAAATGGGGCTAACAAACAAGAGTGAGAAAGAACACCACCTCAGCCTACCAACTCTGATGTGCCTGATGCAGAGCAAGACAAGTTCCACCAATCAGAAGAGGCAAGTAGTGATCCTTCAATTCCAGTGCAAATATGGGGGCCATCTCACAATGTTCCCCTTGAACAGCACTAGAGTCTGACTCTGAGTTCTTAATGGGAGGACAGCTTAAGGTGCAATCCTTCTTGATGTGAGGAGAACCAGAAACAACTATTATTACTTCTCAAAGCAATAACATCTGTGATAAGCCAATAAGATTCTAATACtgacaaatatgtttttgtttgatttgagacagggtctctgtgtagccctggctgtcctggactctttgtagacctggttggccttgaactcacagagatctgcctgcttctgcctcctaagtgctgggattagaggtgtgtacctAGTCCTGGCTAACATGTTTTAAGTGCTTACTATGTGGTATACTCTTGATCCCTTTACTGCCTTCTAAGGGTTAATGTCTCGTTTGATAGGTAAAGGAAACAGAACCAGAGAAACAAAGTGAGTTAACTGTCACTAGCCTAGGACTAGATTATAGGATTCCTGATTGTCTAGTCCTACACCCCTGGGTTGGGACTTAGTTTGTGGGAGGAGTAATAGGGAGGAAGGAGTtcaaaggagaagagaagtgGGTCCCTCTGTTTTGGCACTCACCATGCGTTGCCGTCTCTGCCTTCTACGAAGTCTCATAAATTCCTTATGCTGACGAGAGACAAAATTGACTGCAGCATACTCAAGCAAGGCAGCAAATACAAAGAGCAGACATACAGCCATCCAGATGTCTATAGCCTTCACATAGGATACCTGCAACATCCATGAACAGAGCAGTTATCCTTTCTGGAGTCCTTCCTGTTAGTGTTAATTTTACTCTGAAActtctgtgcttttaaaagagTCTGTCATGATATGTATCTTTATCTGAAGGCCCATGTGAAAGAGATCAGGGTATCCATCATCCTTTAGCTCTCTACAGTCTCCATCGTTTACTTTTATGAGCCTTCCCTCCTTACTCTTcgtttcctttctttattcttcttgctAACCTGTTTTGCCTTCTGTTTCTTATCCTTTTTTTCCTGATTCCTCTCTTTCAGTAAATAGTAATGATCAAAATCATAGTTTTGCCCTCTGGTATGTCCTGGGTTTCTCATAGCCAAAGTGACAATTAGGACGGGCTCACAATTCCCATGTGAGATGTATGGAAACATGTACTACTCTGAGAGAAGGGGCTTTAACAGAGATCACTTAGTTAAAAAGGTGCTGTTCAAACTGGGAAGTTCTGAGCTTTCAAATCAGTGGACTTGACATTTACCTAGGTTACAGCTTTACTGGAAGACTAGGAACTCCTCCACACCTGTTCTACTGTTGACCCTGTGGAGTTTTCTGCTGCCTTTGCAAGAGTCACTGCTAAGGAATGGAGTGCAATGGCAAGCCAAGACATCATCTCTCACCTGGGAGAGAACAGTGTGTGTTTTCCGTCTATATGTGCTTGGCTTGTGCATACCTCTTTAGCATCCATCACATACCTGGCCAGTTCCTCCACTAGACTGAGCATTTCCATGCCATGGCCTATTTTTATGCTGTTCAGTGTTCCATCTCCTGTCCCTGAGTGCTTGACACATACATAATACGTGTTTTATGAATGAGCGGATGTGTGTTCATCTCTTCTGGCTCCTAGATTCTGTCTCTGCTCTTTTCCTCCTTTACCTCATGAGCTAAGGCCAAGATATAGAAAATTGATTCTTTCCTCCCTGGTACAGCTTGATCTCTTGTCTTCTATTTAGCTCTTCCGGTCTGTGAAGCCTCTTGCAGCTATGGAAATCAAGAGCCTGCCAAAGAGATGGAAATCGATGCCTGTAGGGTGCcgcacaaggcagagaaagaatggTTTCTGGAGACTATGGAGAAAGACTACCCCAACTAAGTTCCCTTACAAAGAAATCTCTTCTACTCTTATCCAAGAGCGCTGAGTTGTGTTTCAGGTGGGAGTGGTTTTGCTATCCGATGCCTCTAGCCTGGCCCCACCTCTTTCCTTAAACCCTCAAGCAAACCTAGAGTTGCACAAACTGAAGGGTAAGCAAGGGCCCCatggcttcttgttttctttgctccaTGGCTCTACCTAAAGAGATCATTCATTTCAGACTACATGCCTGGATATTTTGCTTACTGGCCAATGAGGTTattaaaaagtcataaaaatataGCAAGAAGGTACTAAGCATTGCAAACAAGTAACCGCTTAACAAAGTCTATTTTTCCAAATGAGGAAACTGTGTGATACCTAGGAGCAGATGGGTGTGCTCACTCACAGGAGGGGACCAGAAAGGAAATTCTCTTGGCAAGAAGGCATAAACTGCAGTATCTTTCGGGGTTATGAAGAATCTTCTTGCTTggcagagacaaaaaaaatttaaggtaggGCTCTTAATGCAGCGATCCTCATCTAAGGTTACTATAGTAATACAAATATCATAGCCCAGACTAAGCATATGACTCCCCTAAGAACTTCATGAATAACCCAGTCCATTTAGGAAACACATACAGGAGGGGCTTCCTGACAACATCCCCTCAGGTGCCTCATGCTAATCTGAACGTGGTCGCTGTTTCATCGTATAGGGGTTTTTGAAGTACCTCACAGGTTTCCTAGCAAATGAGAAATCAGTAGGGAAATATCACCTGCTTTGCTTCCAGATCCAATATTCAGTTTTTAACTCTATAATAGAATTAGCACTTATTGAGCAATTATTATGTGCCAAGCACTGTCCTTGTATGTTAataactaatttatttttcataacaatTCCAAGGAGAAGGTATCATCCTTAATCTCATATTATAGGCAAGGCAACTGAGAGACAGTTTACCCAAGGTCATACTATTCGTAAATAATGAAGCTGGAATGTAAACCTAAAGCTGCCTACACTTACCCTACACTTACCCTCCCCTACGGCAATTTCATAAACATGCCATCAGTGTCCACATTGCACACTGCTTAGTCTCCAATAAAAGAAAGTCTACATGGAACAAACAACGAGAGAGCATATCTCAGGACCAGGTTccaaaaaaatcagaataaaaggGGATATGTTCAAGGCAAGATTCATTATTATTCTGTGACCAGGTATAGTACCCTGGTACATAGTACGTGCTCAAaacatatttgttgaatgaaaaataaaatggtctCACTCCCTGATTTGCTTAGAGCCTTGCTGACCATAAGGACTTTGAGGTGACCTTTAAATTCCCTACATGAATACACAATGCAGGGAGAACTGTTCTTAGTCCTATCAGCACAAATTTTTCTGCATAGTCAAAACATTAACAAGCCCCAGATGATCAGAGTCTACTGTCTTTAATTGCTATTATATTTGCGATCTCAAAATattctcctccccccccaaatAAACACTTCCATTTAGAGCACTTTGTAATAGTACCTTATTTGTTATAGAAAAGGACAGAATTTGGTTAAAAATTCTTACTATTTGGTTGTTTCTGGTCAGCATTCACCTTGAAAAGGTCATTTACCCTCTGGTCTGCGTTTTCATCTGGCCTAGGAGAGAATAGGCCTTTCTCTGGGATAAGGGTCTTTTACATGCTAGTACTCCCAAAAGAAAGTTAAGTAAGGCACTATCGCTACTCATTCCCTAGCCAGCAGCGTTCACGTTGTTACGCTGTTAGTAAGAGTATGCTatggagaagaggaaatgctGGATTCGCATTTAAAACCCAATCCAAGGTATAGAGGGAGTAGACAGCAGGGAGCATGCGATAGATGGGAAATAGGAGACTTGATGTCAAACAGGTTCTCTTGCAGATCTCTTTACCTTAGGCAAAGAGGCCCTGGAGCCAGAGCTCTGGGTGGTCATGGTGAGGACAGTGGTGATGCCAAGGCCTACACGAGCAGGGGCAGCATCCATGTTGATCCAGAAGGAGACCCAGGACAGAATGACAATGAGTAGGCTGGGAATGTACATCTGGATCAGATAGTAGCCCATCTGCCGCTCCAGGTGAAACTTTACCTCAATGCAGGTGAATTTTCctgtaagaaaagaaatgaagttttgGCCCTGAATCCCCAGAGTGCAGCTTGGCCTGAGGGAGTGTAGGTCAGGAGTAGGGCAGCCTTGCTGAACCAACCTCTGGGATGCTCAGCTGGCCCCAGGTAGTGCCAGATGCCTAGACTATGAAAGCTCTCAAATCAGACATAAAGATTGTCTTCTTGCTCCCAGAATATTTCCTTCCACCATAAGATCTTTCAAGTAACAATTATGGAAGGAGGATAAAGAGTAAGAAGGCTCCAGAATCAACCTTTCTAGGATTGAATTTCAACTTTTCACCTAATAGCTATGTGATCTTGAATAAGTCATTCAAGCCTTATTGTtgttatgctttttgtttttgagacaaggtctttttatgtagcccagggtggcatCACATTTGGAATTCTCTGTTGTGCCACCACAGCAAGTTCCATTCAAGCATTTTGAACTAGTTTTCTTGTCTAGAAAACAGAGTAATTAACAATACCAACTCCATCACTGGCTGGTACAAAAGTTAAATGAATACTGTATTTGAGGTGCTGAGCACAGTAGCTATTTCTTTTGTTAAATCATTGCTAAGAAAGAATTAGTTTGGCCCTCATTTGGATGTCATTATCCTTCTTTGTACTTGCTCATATCCCAGAGTCTCTCTAGCAACGGCTAGAATAAACACTGCCTGTGTCTTAAGCACGTGAGAAAAACCAGCTAGTATGCAGGTGGAAAAGATAGTAGGCATCAGCACTGGATACTGACAAGCAGGTTcccatagagcagtggttctcaacctgtgggttgcaaccactttgtgtgtgggggaggtggggggtagtCAAATGACTTTCACAAGAGTCACCTAAGATGATTGTAAaagacagatatttacattacgattcatagcaGTATCAAAATTACGGTtgtgaagtaacaacaaaaacagttttatggttgggggtctccgcaacataaagaactgtattaaagggtcgcagcattaggaaggttgagaaccactgttctagagtaTCAGGCACTATTGTGTTCCACCCTGAGGCAATGAATTGGTGTTAGGCACATATCTCAGTGCTCTTCTTCTTTCTGTGCCAACTCTCTTTCCTTTATCCTGCTTCCCGTGGCTTGGAATCTAAGACAACAGTAGTTTACAGCTTCTCTCAAAACCGGAGGCCTAGGATAacacaagaggaaaaggagaggatttCTACAGCCATCTCTACATAATCACAGGGAGATGGCTTTCAAGATCCCCTCACAAATACCAAAATCTGTGCATGCTCAAAacgtttgtttgtttagtgtgtgtgtgtgtgtgtatgtgtgtgtgtgtgtgtgtgtgtgtgtgtgtgtgtgtgtgtgcgcgtgtgcgtgcgcgtgcacatgaCACAGCATATGTATGGAacttagaggacaactttcagtaGTCACTTCTGTCCTACCGtgtgggttttgggaactgaactcaactcACCCACTAAGCTATCTTGTCGGCTGTAGATTGCTTATGCTATAACACAATGTAAGTTCTATGTCAGTGGTTGTCACACTGGATTTTTAGCGACTAATGATAAGGAAAATTCTGTACATATTCAGCACAGATGAAATTTATGATTAATGCTTTTGTTCTGAGGTTGGATGGACCTTTGGGTGTGGAACCTGTGGTAGCCAACTGTGTGTTTTAATGTTATTCTGACTAAGGCTTAGTTCTCACCTGATTACCCAGGACCAGTGACTTGAACTTACTGCTTGGGTCCTCGTCATGCTCTATGACTCTGTGACCTCCTACTTGTCCCCTTGTCTACCCCTACTCAACACCATGGGCTTGATGCCTTTACTATGGACCcatattttctttccattcattCTTTTGCTGTAATAATAGTTTGGGTCTTAATTATCAGATTAACACTTGTTTAATATAGAAAAATTAGCGAGAATAACATTTTAAGCTCGTATTTATCAAATCACTACTAAGTGCCCAGACTTTTTATACTTCAAATTCTGTAGCATTTTTTGGGGTGGGCAAAATGATTATCTCTCATATTACAGATAAGGCTATAGAAGCATAAAGAAATTAAACTGTATTTCTCAAGGGTAATCAACCAGTATATAAAGAATCTAGAATCTCAACTCAGGGTTATCTTATTGCAAAGTTCTTGCTTTTATCTATTGTATTACACCACCTTAGAAACATTTAGTAGTAGTATTTTCTTTCAGggattttaaatacatatttttgttttgttcttataatTTTGCTCTGCATATAACATTGAATCTTatccttttttatatttgtaatttttcatGAAGACATAAGAACTGTGAAAGTATTATGTTCATAACTGCATATTCTTTTACCAAGTAGGCACACTGTATAATTTACTTCTGCCACATGGGTGGGTGTTTAGAACAATTCCAAATGTTTGCTAGCATTAATAGGAGGAACCAAGTGACTAAAGCCAATGAGatactttgtaatattttttaaaaaatatattctaaggagtggaattcTTATACAAATACATAGGAAAAATTTATCTTCTAGACTAACGTTTCTCAAAATACAATATTTCCTGAGCTATCTGCATCATAAGCCTCATGATACTTGTTAACATGCAAATTTCTAGGCATTTCCTTTAGTATATATGATTGCAATCTCAGAAAGTTATAGCCTAGGAATCAATGCTTTTAAAAGACTCCCTAGAGGAATATATAGAGTATAAAAGCTTGGAAACAATCCAGCTACAAATTGCCACTCCCCTCCCAAGCCTCTACCCGTTTCTACCCCCAGCTATAGTTTCTAAATTGAAGGAACTGTTCTACCCGCCAGTCCCTCACAGCTAAGATGCTAAAGGAAATGAGTAACCAGCGACTCTTAGGAACTGCTGAAGAAATGAGCTGTCCAGTTTGGGAGAACAGTTTCTCTCCACTTCCCATGCTCCACATCCAGGAAAAGAATGTCTCCTGATGTCCAGAAGAGCTAGGCAGCGGAGGTGGCTATGGAAAGTATCCGTGGTCAGCTGCCTGCTCCCtcaggcctgcttttttttttttctatttgagtACAACTATTGACAGGTTTCACACAAAGTTGACCCTAGGAAAAATAAGACACCTTTGCTGCTTATTGTCACAGGCCTGTTTGCTCTGCAGTATATGAGAGAGAATCAAACATGGGCTTCGGGGTTAGATCTGTATTCTAATTCTGAGTCTGACATCTGTTAAAGTTGTGACAACTGATTTAAGCTCTAATTCCCTCCTATTaagtttctttaaatttttttacagttatttattgTCATGTGTATATTTGAATATGAGCATGTcacagtacatgtgtggaggtcagcacagtttgtgggagtcagttctctccttccaccaggtaGATTCTGGgactaaactcaggttgtcagttttCCCTGCTAAGCCATGTCtgtagcttttctgttttctctttatgaAAGTGGTATTGATAGCATCTTCCATGATGAACTAAGTAAGTTTAGGAAGCATGCAGCATCATATCTCTTCTATTGAGACTCAGGGAGAACCTGGTTGCCTCGACCTCAGACCCTCTAGTGCCTCACGGACAATAAAGACTTGCCTGATTCTTACCTGTGTTGTAGTGCTTGGTACAATAACCTAGATCTTTTTCATCCCGCAAGATAAATTGGGGTAGAGTCAAGCCCTCAGCTACTTGGACAGCAGGAGCATCTTCTAGCCACTCAAACACGAGATCATTCATGGTGTAGCCAACTGCAAGTGACAGAGATATCATAGAGTTTCAGAGTATGTGCTTGGGGTGAGGATAGAGGTGGAGTTAAAGTTAGCAGGGTACATAGTTGAGGGATCAGGTTTCGAGTTTAGAAATGATATGCTTATTTTGGAAAGGGGGATGCTTCTAAAGAGAATATTTCCTCAGTAGTCATGGGCCTTTATTAAAAGAGCAAGTCAGAAAGATCCTAGACTCTGCTACTATCTAGGTCTCAAGCGTGGGAAATGCTTAGAGAAAAATTACTCTGGCAGACACAGGATGCAGGCCAAGAAGTTTGGAAAGATGTCAAGGACCCCAGCTGGGAACCTCCTGCCACATCTTAAGCCCAGAGGAGTAAGCATGTGTACCAACCACATGTCCTGAGCTGAGCCTCAGAGCCAGGGCTTCTGCCACTTCACCTCAGGGAAGAGAAAGCTATTTCTGTCCTTCCAGTCATGCATGGGAGAATGTGCATACCACAGACTCCTAGCCAGGGACTTGAGTTGGAAAAAAATTGAGAGTTAATAGCTGAACATGCCAAGTTGCTCACAGATTGCTTGCCGATCATTAGGGTTCATGTCATAGACGTGACCATGTTTTTGAATATAAGAGGAGACTGAGGTTTGCAGAATGTAGTGTAAGGTCCACGTAGCTATGTGACTTCAGGTGAGCCATCTGCTCTTTTGTAAAATAAGGCTAGCAGAGGCTGCTTCAAcgtttttaaagttttgaaagtTGTTGTGAGGGATAATGGGAACCTGCCTGTGGAGATGGTGTATGAATTCTAGAGGGTGGACCAAAGGGCACTTTCTCTGCATCACTGTTCCCAAGTTTTTTTCTCTGAGGAATGTCTCCCAATCTCACAGTTTGACTTCACCCAGGTGATAGGTAATAGGTGAAGAGTAAATGAGGACCCTTCCTTGCCATCCTTTGGTTCTTGGCATGTTTGGCCTGTACAGGTTGACACCTTTGCCATAAGAGGAGACCTTGGCTGACTTCACCTCTTTAGGCACCTTCATGCCTGAAGCTGTCCTCTTATTCTCTGCAGTCATTATCTGTATTCGTGGAGAATCAGAGTTCCAGGAATAACTCTATCTTGCCCCAAACTGGCATGCATCTATATGGGCATCTTCAGTGCCTTAATTCTGGGAATGTAAAGACAAAGCTACTGTAGGGACTACAGGAAGACATTTGGGCACAGGAAGCACCCTTCAGACATTGCTGCATGGCCAGCAGAAGCACAGTTCTATATAAGGCTTGGAGTCATTATATTCCCTAGCACCATGGAacaggcagcccccccccccaagtactATGGGAATACAAAAACCACCCTGGGCTGGGTGTCAAGGAAACTTGGCATCTAGTGTCATCCATGACAAGAACTGATTGTGTAGCTTGGGCAAGTGCTTGTCCTGCCTGAAATCTTATTACCTAGCTATTACTCCTGGCCATGCCTTGTGGTTCACTAGAGACACTTACAGCTTTCCAGCTGCATTGTGCAGGTCTGGATGTCCATTGGGAAGTTCTTGAGGTCCATTGGGCAGGACAAAATGAGGGTCAATCTGGTTGGAACAGTGAAAAAGTTAATGATACCAGTTTACTGGGGTCCATCACTGTAGCACAGACCATCttcccacccttccccctccATCTGGCTTCTTCCTCTTGATACAAAATCTCCTTGCTATATACTAGGTGCACCTGATACTGTAGAGCACATTCCCATTCTTGAAGATGCGCAGTAACTTGTTGTCTGTGGTCACCTCATGGAAGTTGGCCCCTTTCTCATTGGCAAAGAAGAGATCTGGCTTCCAGATAGAGTCAAGCATGGAGGGGTCTAGGTCCAGAGAATCGTCAGGATATTCTCGGTAGGCCAGACGTGGGTCATTCCACTGCTGCCGCAAGAAGACATTTACCCGGTAGTCCTGGAACGGTGGAGAGGAGGGCCTATTAAAAGCAGTGCTTTTCCTGGGGGTCCAATGAAGCCAACATGAGCAGAAGAGCCATGAGCAGGAAGTGCTGGAGATATTTCTTGGGGGCAGTAGGCATTTTGCAGTAGAGAAAGCTCACTTTGGGCAAATATGCCAAAGATGGGAGAGAAGAAACATGTATTTTaagtacctactatgtgccagactCTCTTCGCTAAGTGCTGGTTTTGTAGGACTGGAAGTTGAGCGCAGCTTCTTGAGCATGCCGGGCAAATACTGTACcatgagccacatcctcagcttGGAGTGCTTTCCTTAGACACATAATTTTATCTAAACCTCACATCAGTGTTAGGTGGAGAATGGTTTTATGATTTATACTTTTCATATGAGTAACAAAGACCAAGAATTATTGAGGTCAACCTatttggatttgaactcagattttttttttaactcagatttttttcttgttcaaagGCCTGTGCTTTGCATTGGGTGACTTCATATTTGATGAACTGTTCTTAGACTAGTTTGCAGTTGGCTAGGGAAACCCTGGACTAAGAATAGCCTCACAGTCATCAGCTCAAGTGTCCCGTGGCCTAAGCTGGGATCAAAAGCAGGAAGAGAACAGCAGAAAGGAAATGTTCGCGATATGGTGAGCTTCTCCCAGTCACATGGGAATGGAAGAGGGGAATAGGAGGACCCCTTACCATGGTGGTCTCAGTGACGGAGCCAAAACTGTTGATGAAGATGTTGCAGGTCACATTCACAGGTGGGCCTAAGGGTAGCAAAGCATAGCCCATTGGCAGGGCATTCCAGAAAGCTGAGCGCAGGCTCTTCAAGTCCCTCTCTGAGCTTCAGATCAGGCCACTGCTGGGAAAAGACTGACAGCTACACAGACCCACAGGCAATAGGGAGAAGAGGCTCTTTCTGAGCTATACCATCTAGCCTTGAGTGCCCAGCCTCCTTCCTTAAGGACAGCCAACAAGTACTGGCTAAGCAGTGTGCCACCCAAAAGAGTAAGCATGGGGGAGGATTTAGTAGATGGGTGTTTCTTACCTTTGAAATTGGGCCTAATCCTGGCATCATATCCA includes the following:
- the LOC127185073 gene encoding glycine receptor subunit alpha-4 isoform X2, translated to MTTLVPGILFLLFWTLPGKVLLSVALAKEDVKSGPKGSQPMSPSDFLDKLMGRTSGYDARIRPNFKGPPVNVTCNIFINSFGSVTETTMDYRVNVFLRQQWNDPRLAYREYPDDSLDLDPSMLDSIWKPDLFFANEKGANFHEVTTDNKLLRIFKNGNVLYSIRLTLILSCPMDLKNFPMDIQTCTMQLESFGYTMNDLVFEWLEDAPAVQVAEGLTLPQFILRDEKDLGYCTKHYNTGKFTCIEVKFHLERQMGYYLIQMYIPSLLIVILSWVSFWINMDAAPARVGLGITTVLTMTTQSSGSRASLPKVSYVKAIDIWMAVCLLFVFAALLEYAAVNFVSRQHKEFMRLRRRQRRQRMEEDIIRESRFYFRGYGLGHCLQGRDGGPMEGSSIYTPQPPAPLLKEGENMRKLYVDRAKRIDTISRAVFPFTFLVFNIFYWVVYKVLRSEDIHQAL
- the LOC127185073 gene encoding glycine receptor subunit alpha-4 isoform X1 codes for the protein MSPSDFLDKLMGRTSGYDARIRPNFKGPPVNVTCNIFINSFGSVTETTMDYRVNVFLRQQWNDPRLAYREYPDDSLDLDPSMLDSIWKPDLFFANEKGANFHEVTTDNKLLRIFKNGNVLYSIRLTLILSCPMDLKNFPMDIQTCTMQLESFGYTMNDLVFEWLEDAPAVQVAEGLTLPQFILRDEKDLGYCTKHYNTGKFTCIEVKFHLERQMGYYLIQMYIPSLLIVILSWVSFWINMDAAPARVGLGITTVLTMTTQSSGSRASLPKVSYVKAIDIWMAVCLLFVFAALLEYAAVNFVSRQHKEFMRLRRRQRRQRMEEDIIRESRFYFRGYGLGHCLQGRDGGPMEGSSIYTPQPPAPLLKEGENMRKLYVDRAKRIDTISRAVFPFTFLVFNIFYWVVYKVLRSEDIHQAL